The genomic region CGTGGCGCTCAACGGATCGTCCTCCGTTTACGACTGCGACGGTTATCGGTTGCCCACGGAAGCGGAATGGGAGTACGCGGCACGCGCTGGGACGACGACGGCATTTTACAGCGGCCCTATCGTCGATCTTCTCTGCTCTCCGACGGATTTGAACCTGGACCAGATCGGGTGGTACTGCGGGAACTCCTCCGGCGTCACGAGGGCGATCGGACAGAAAACGCCGAACGCCTGGGGATTTTTCGATATGAGCGGAAACGTGTGGGAGTGGGTGTGGGACTGGTTGGGGCCCTATCCCGGCGATATCACGGACCCCGAGGGAGCGGCCGACGGAACGAGCCGCGTCATCCGCGGGGGAAGTTATTTCAATTACGCCCAGGAAGCCCGATCGGCCTACCGTTTCAACAATTACGATCCGGGAAACCGTCATGACCACCTGGGCTTCCGCCTCGTCCGGACGCTGCCTTAGGCGCTCATGCGAGTGGAGACTGCTCTGCCTACACAAAGACGGAGGGTGAAGGGGATGACGACTCGTTGGGGGCGGACATTCAGTGGCAGAACCCGCCGGCGGACGCATACATGACATGGGATGGCGCGCTTGCCTATTGCGAGGATCTGACGCAGGGCGACTGGGACGACTGGCGCTTGCCGACGATCGGCGAACTGCGTTCGCTGATCTCGGGTTGCGAGGCGACCGCGACCGGCGGGAATTGCAAGGTGACCGGAGAGTGCGCGGAGCCCGGCTGCCGGGATGAAGAATTCTGCACGGGATGCGAATGGGGGCAGGGCCCCGGCCCAAACGGCGCGTATTGGCCCGGCGAATACTCCGGCGATGTCTATTGGTATTGGTCTTCGACCCCGGTGACCGATGCCGAGGGCGAAGTGTGGAACGTGGATTTCGGGTACGGCGGCATCCATTCCGATCTGGTCGGATACAGTTTCGCCCCGAGGTGCGTGCGGCCGTGAAGAGGGCATCCGCGTATCGACGCCGCGGGATCGTGCCCGTGATTTCCCGATCCGGTCGACGAATAACGCGCACCGCGATCGTTCTGGCGTTTGCTTGTATCGCGGCTGCGTATGCGTTCGGCGGATGTTCGGACTCGGCGGGCGGGGAATCGGATGACGACCCGAATTCCGAGCCGCGGCCCGACGGTGCGGCCCGCGTGAATATCGACTCGACCGGAAGTCTCCAGAATCCCGCATTTTCCCCTGACGGAGATCGGTTTCTGTTGACCGTATTTCGGAACGGTTACAACCAGGGTCCCGCCGATTTGTCGCTCGTGGATGCAGACGGATACGACCTCCGAACGCTGGTTTCCGACGGAAGCGAAAATGTGAACCTGCCGGGCTCGGCGTGGAGCGCCGCACGCGGAGAGATCGTATTTTCGTCGTCGCGCGAACCGCACGACGAAATCTACGTCATCGGCGAAGACGAGGGTCCGGGCGGGGAAGAACGCGTGACGGATTCCACGGCCCAGGCTTCCTACGAGCCCTCTTTCTCGCCGGACGGCGATTGGATCGTCTTTGAACGCCATCCCCTTGAAATCGAGGGCGAAGGCGTCATTGTGCGCTGTCACGTCGATGGCGGCGAG from Deltaproteobacteria bacterium harbors:
- a CDS encoding DUF1566 domain-containing protein — encoded protein: MGADIQWQNPPADAYMTWDGALAYCEDLTQGDWDDWRLPTIGELRSLISGCEATATGGNCKVTGECAEPGCRDEEFCTGCEWGQGPGPNGAYWPGEYSGDVYWYWSSTPVTDAEGEVWNVDFGYGGIHSDLVGYSFAPRCVRP
- a CDS encoding PD40 domain-containing protein, whose translation is MTVFRNGYNQGPADLSLVDADGYDLRTLVSDGSENVNLPGSAWSAARGEIVFSSSREPHDEIYVIGEDEGPGGEERVTDSTAQASYEPSFSPDGDWIVFERHPLEIEGEGVIVRCHVDGGEECVDLSPPQRDCRQPNWSPTGNRIVFQCIEDGRWDLWTIEPGGSDLVQIT